From one Suricata suricatta isolate VVHF042 chromosome 8, meerkat_22Aug2017_6uvM2_HiC, whole genome shotgun sequence genomic stretch:
- the MUC3A gene encoding LOW QUALITY PROTEIN: mucin-3A (The sequence of the model RefSeq protein was modified relative to this genomic sequence to represent the inferred CDS: inserted 1 base in 1 codon; deleted 2 bases in 1 codon; substituted 1 base at 1 genomic stop codon), with the protein MSLPLIMKPSCSFPTAMVNSIKLTHSTLPTTQTPKTLVVTPQTTATLMSPRXTMTTTHVTTQSRLTTTSGTCDSGGTWMQGLCHCPLGFFGDHCTVNSEIRCQNGGKWDGLKCHCLSIFYGSXCEFVVEEVDLDVEVGMEVSVDQEFSPDLNDNTSKAYKDFSDTFQDQMQKTSQNVQGFKDVEILSLRSGNIEVHCLVLLELPFSLQLEREYEKVKTVLKEELQNVSHNRDSCQSDQSEPRPEGGVGPCVKLDSIKVTNTTRKELTLAGVVLLSGDALSTRESPAHSPPRRSTSRQPTRGPAPRPPPRPRWGPAQLPEQEGAKYASGLGLDEW; encoded by the exons ATGAGCCTCCCACTGATCATGAAACCAAGCTGCAGCTTTCCAACTGCCATGGTGAATTCAATCAAGTTGACTCACTCCACCCTACCCACCACTCAGACTCCAAAAACACTGGTAGTCACCCCTCAAACTACTGCCACCCTTATGTCACCCAGGTGAACTATGACCACTACTCACGTGACCACACAGTCTAGGTTGACCACCACCTCAG GCACCTGTGACAGTGGTGGCACCTGGATGCAGGGCCTATGCCACTGCCCCTTGGGGTTCTTTGGGGACCACTGTACTGTGAACTCC GAGATCAGGTGCCAGAATGGAGGTAAATGGGATGGCCTCAAGTGCCACTGCCTTAGCATCTTCTATGGCT GTTGCGAGTTTGTAGTGGAAGAGGTGGATCTGG ATGTTGAAGTGGGCATGGAGGTTTCTGTTGACCAGGAGTTCTCCCCTGACCTCAATGACAACACTTCCAAGGCCTACAAGGATTTTAGTGACACCTTCCAGGATCAG ATGCAGAAGACTTCCCAGAATGTGCAGGGATTCAAGGATGTGGAGATCCTGTCCCTAAG GAGTGGCAACATTGAGGTGCACTGTCTTGTCTTGCTGGAGTTGCCCTTTAGCCTCCAGctggagagagagtatgagaaaGTGAAGACAGTCCTGAAAGAGGAGCTCCAGAATGTCAGCCACAACAGGGACAGCTGCCAGAGTGACCAGAGTGAGCCAAGGCCAGAGGGAGGGGTTGGG CCCTGTGTTAAGCTTGACTCCATCAAGGTGACCAACACCACCAGGAAGGAGCTGACCCTGGCAG GAGTGGTCCTGCTCTCCGGTGACGCCCTTAGCACACGCGAGAGCCCCGCCCACAGCCCACCCCGCCGGTCTACCAGCCGGCAGCCAACCCgcggccccgcccctcgccccccaccccgaccccggTGGGGCCCCGCCCAGCTGCCTGAACAGGAGGGAGCCAAGTACGCTAGCGGACTCGGCCTGGACGAGTGGTGA